In a genomic window of Gambusia affinis linkage group LG04, SWU_Gaff_1.0, whole genome shotgun sequence:
- the sart1 gene encoding U4/U6.U5 tri-snRNP-associated protein 1, which translates to MGSSKKHKEKSRDKDAEDRRREHKKHRHKERERDVSDRDKDRRKRSRSREKSRRESHSKTERGAGEPRVKREKVDPGYEESGAEIQPQSTSGDASLSIEETNKLRAKLGLKPLELNEGKKELGTKEAPMVAETINPVLIRQQKEMREKLAAMKEKRLLNQKLGKVKAIGDDDWLDDTAGWVERSRKLAKEKEMAEKRAKLLEEMDEEFGVSSLVEEEFIQSKRDSYSSQDLKGLKVQHKVDSFTEGQTVVLTLQDKGVLEEKEDVLVNVGLVDKEKAEKNVELKKKKPDYKPYEEEESVDDMVTFKQHTVLSKYDEEIEGEKKKSFRLGSWGFADGERERELQVMKETLRNQAQSLDMPALTIASEYYTPQEMVGFKKTKRKVKTIRKKEKVTISDELLDDTRTSDFGSRARGRGRKQAEEEQRESKEKVKDGGSWPHELPQMSDDIRTAEMDISDEDNYVPPEPTVIEEDEAEQELQKQLEKQRKLRQKQLLKDSGEKVAAQIKVLAKDDDDHDPEKKNNIVFNATSEFCRTLGDIPTYGLSGNREDQEDIMDFEHEEEKDDGGGSDSEIDENVGWSTVNLDEEQQQVDFSTASATILDEEPIVNSGLAAALKLCTNKGLLDTQMQKVARVKAPKAALPNDNYCIEDKMGFDDKYSRREEYRGFTQEFKEKDSYKPDVKIEYVDESGRKLTPKEAFRQLSHRFHGKGSGKMKTEKRMKKLEEEALLKKMSSSDTPLGTVALLQEKQKSQKTPYIVLSGSGKSMNANNITK; encoded by the coding sequence ATGGGTTCTTCtaaaaaacacaaggaaaagAGCCGCGACAAGGACGCAGAGGATCGTCGTCGCGAACATAAAAAACATCGTCacaaggagagagaaagagatgtatCAGACCGTGATAAAGACAGACGAAAGCGCTCCAGATCCAGAGAAAAGAGCAGGCGGGAAAGCCACAGCAAGACCGAAAGAGGCGCCGGGGAGCCCCGAGTAAAGAGGGAGAAGGTGGACCCTGGTTATGAGGAGAGCGGCGCGGAGATCCAGCCCCAGAGCACCAGCGGAGATGCCTCCCTCAGCAtcgaagaaacaaacaaactgcgCGCTAAGCTGGGCCTGAAGCCCTTGGAGCTGAACGAGGGCAAGAAGGAGCTGGGGACCAAGGAGGCGCCGATGGTGGCAGAAACCATCAACCCCGTTCTGATCCGACAGCAGAAGGAGATGCGAGAGAAGCTCGCCGCTATGAAAGAAAAGCGCCTGCTCAATCAAAAACTGGGTAAAGTCAAAGCAATCGGCGACGATGACTGGCTGGACGACACGGCCGGTTGGGTGGAGAGAAGCAGGAAGCTGGCCAAAGAGAAGGAGATGGCAGAGAAAAGAGCCAAGCTCCTGGAAGAAATGGACGAAGAGTTTGGAGTCAGCAGCCTGGTGGAGGAGGAGTTTATCCAAAGCAAGCGGGATTCTTATTCATCACAAGATCTGAAGGGTCTCAAAGTGCAGCACAAGGTGGACTCCTTCACCGAGGGCCAGACCGTTGTCCTGACCCTGCAGGACAAAGGTGTGCTGGAAGAGAAGGAAGATGTGCTGGTAAATGTGGGATTGGTGGACAAGGAGAAAGCTGAAAAGAATGTggagctgaagaagaagaagcccgACTATAAGCCCTatgaggaagaagagagcgTGGACGACATGGTCACCTTTAAGCAGCACACTGTGCTCTCAAAGTATGATGAGGAAATCGAGGGCGAGAAGAAAAAGAGCTTCCGGTTGGGCAGCTGGGGCTTTGCGGACGGGGAGCGAGAGCGTGAGCTTCAGGTGATGAAAGAAACGCTGCGGAATCAGGCTCAGTCCCTGGATATGCCCGCTCTCACCATCGCCTCCGAGTACTACACCCCTCAGGAGATGGTCGGCTTCAAGAAGACAAAGCGCAAAGTCAAAACGATCAGGAAGAAAGAGAAGGTGACGATCTCAGACGAACTTCTGGATGACACTCGCACCTCCGACTTCGGCTCAAGGGCGCGAGGCAGAGGCCGCAAACAGGCGGAGGAGGAGCAACGGGAAAGCAAAGAGAAAGTTAAAGATGGCGGCAGCTGGCCGCACGAACTGCCCCAAATGTCCGATGACATCAGGACGGCAGAGATGGATATAAGCGATGAAGATAATTACGTTCCTCCTGAGCCGACTGTGATTGAGGAGGACGAGGCGGAGCAGGAGCTCCAGAAGCAGCTGGAGAAGCAGAGGAAGCTGAGGCAGAAGCAGCTCCTCAAAGACTCTGGGGAGAAGGTGGCAGCGCAGATCAAAGTCCTGGCTAAAGACGACGACGACCACGATCCCGAGAAGAAGAACAACATCGTCTTCAACGCCACCTCGGAGTTCTGCAGAACTCTGGGGGACATTCCGACGTACGGACTGTCTGGAAACCGGGAGGACCAGGAGGACATCATGGACTTTGAGcacgaagaagaaaaagacgACGGCGGAGGTTCAGATTCTGAAATCGACGAGAACGTCGGATGGAGCACCGTTAACCTGGACGAAGAGCAGCAACAGGTGGACTTCTCCACGGCCTCGGCCACCATTCTGGACGAGGAGCCCATCGTTAACTCCGGCCTCGCGGCTGCATTGAAGCTGTGCACCAACAAAGGCCTGCTGGACACCCAGATGCAGAAGGTGGCCCGCGTCAAGGCACCGAAGGCGGCCCTGCCCAACGACAACTACTGCATCGAGGACAAGATGGGCTTCGACGACAAGTACAGCCGCAGAGAAGAGTACAGAGGCTTCACGCAGGAATTCAAAGAGAAGGACAGCTATAAGCCCGACGTCAAGATCGAGTACGTGGACGAGTCCGGGCGGAAGCTCACACCGAAGGAAGCTTTCAGACAACTGTCTCACCGATTCCACGGGAAGGGTTCTGGAAAGATGAAGACAGAGAAGAGGATGAAAAAGTTGGAGGAAGAGGCGCTGCTGAAGAAGATGAGCAGCAGCGATACTCCTCTCGGGACGGTGGCTTTGCTCCAGGAGAAGCAGAAATCTCAGAAAACCCCGTACATAGTACTTAGTGGGAGTGGGAAGAGCATGAATGCAAACAACATCACTAAATGA